A region of the Pseudomonas sp. A34-9 genome:
ATGAGCCAGTTGAAAGTGGCGTTGCCGCCCTTGGCGGAACTGGATCTGCACAGTGAATTGCACTGCGCCTGGCTGGATCGTCAGGGCCAGGTCACGCGGGAAGAACGCCACACTCTGAGCCAGTTGAGCCAGCAATCGAAACTGCCGCCGCTGGTGTGTTTTCTGCATCCGGCTGACAGCCTGTTGGCGAGTCTCGATTTGCCGCCGTTGCCTGCCAACAAGATTGTCGCGGCGGTGCAGTGTGCGGCGCAGGCGTTGATGCTGGGTGACAGCAGCGAGATGCACATCGCGCACAGCGCGCGGGACGAGGCCGGGCAGGTGCAGATCGCCTGGGCGCCTCGACAACAGTTGTTAGGTTTTGGCCAGTTGCTGAAAAGCGCTGGGCTGAACCTGCGCGGTCTCTATCCGGCGCCGTTCAGTTTGCCGGTGCTGCCCGGCACTGTCGCTTGCGTGCAGGACGGGCATTTATTGCTGCGCGACAGCGTGCAAATAGCGCGGGTGCAGCCGTTGTTCGATGACGGTTTCGACGGTGTTGTGTGGGAACCGGGCGTCACTTTGCACTGGATCGGTGATCAACCTCCGCCGGGCGCTGAACTGCCGATGGCCGATGCGCAGCGCTGGACCGGGCCGCTACCCGGTTGGGGACTGCATGGCGCAGTCCAGCAACAAAAAACCGAGCATCGCGGCTGGGGCAGGGCGATCGCCCTGTCAGCGTTGGCTGTGGCCGTTTGGGTCATTGGTTTGAACCTGTATGCCGCCCGCGAAGCCGGGCAGGGCCAGCAGCTGAAAACCCAAATGAATTTGCGGGTGAAGCAGGCCTTTCCCGAGTTGCCGGTAATCCTTAATCCGTTGCAACAGGCCCGTCAGCAATTGGCGGCGCGGCAGAAGGGTGCGGCAGATGATCCGGCGCAAACCTTCAGTCGTCTGGTGTTGCAGGCGGGCAGCGGGATGCCGTCGATGGCCGGCAGTGTCGAGCGGCTGACATTTGTCGACGGTACCTTGCAACTGAGTCTGCTCAGTGAAGCCCGTCGTGGCGGCAATGATCAGGACTGGCAAAGCACTTTGGCCCAGGCCGGTATCAGCGTGACGGCAGATGACGAGGGCTGGACCTTGCGTCCGGCCACTGAAGCCACCCCAGGCGAGAGCGATGACAGCGGCGGAGCAGATGAAGATGAATAAGGCCTCGCTCGCGCTGTACCGCGCCAAGTGGCAGCGCTTTAACGCTCAGGTGCAGGCGCGCTGGCAGCCGTTGGCCCTGCGCGAAAAACGCATGGTCGGCGGCATGGCCATTGCGCTGCTCGGCCTGCTGCTGTGGGTCGCGCTGATCCAGCCGCCGCTGAAGAAAATCGCTTATTGGCAGGCCGAGACGCCAAAGCTGCGCGCCCAGACTGAAGCGCTGGAAGTGCTGCTGCGCGAAGTCAGCGTGCGCCCGGACGGGCAAAGCGTGGCGCAGTCGCTGGAGCAGACCCTGCAGGCCAGCGGCCTCGCCGGGCACTATCAATTGCAGGCCGGGGAGGCGGGCGCCTGGCAGTTGACCTTCGACGCCGCACCCGCCGACGCCGTGCTCGACTGGCTGTTGAGCAACCCGGCACAACTTTCTCTGCAAGTGGTCGAGGCGCGTTTGCAACGCGCAGACAACCCCTCGACCGAAGTCACTGCCGGCACTTTGTCAGGCACCGTTCGCATGGATCAGGCGCTGGGCGCTAAGGAAGCTTCATGAAGGGGTCAGGATCCAAACCGGCACGTCTGGCGTTGCCGATGTTGCTGATGGCGTTGAGCGCGTGCAGCAACACCACCACACCGCAGAATCAGCCGCCGTTGCTGGTCGACAGTGAGCTGGGCCGGCCGCTGGCCAACACCCAGCGCAGCGGCGACGCGGTGCTCGACCGCGAGCGTGCACAGGCGCAGGCGCGACCCGTGCCGAAGCAATTGCACAACATCAGCAAGAGCGCGCGCAGCGGGACGGCGGCATCGGGCATTGCCTTGCCGAGCAATCCTTTGGGCGAGCAACCGGTGACGCTGAATTTTGTCGACGCCGATATTCAAGCGGTGGTGCGGGCGTTGTCGCGTTCGACCGGGCAGCAGTTTCTGGTCGACCCTCGGGTCAAGGGCACGTTGACGCTGGTTTCCGAAGGTCAGGTGCCGGCGCGGCAGGCTTACGACATGCTGCTGGCGGCGTTGCGCATGCAGGGTTTCAGTGTGGTCGATGTCGGTGGTGTGGCGCAGGTGGTGCCGGAGGCGGATGCGAAGTTGCTCGGCGGGCCGATTTACAGCGCTGATAAACCGGCGGGCAACGGCATGCTCACCCGTACGTTTCGCCTGCAATACGAGAACGCGGTGAACCTGATTCCGGTGCTGCGGCCGATTGTTTCGCCGAACAATCCGATCAACGCCTATCCGGGCAATAACACCATCGTCATCACCGATTACGCCGAGAACCTGACCCGCGTTGCGCAGTTGATTGCGAGCATTGATTCGCCGAGTGCGATTGACACCGATGTGGTGCAGATCCAGAACGGTATTGCCGCCGACATTGCGCCGATGGTGGCGGATCTGCTCGATGCGCCGGGCAATGATCCGACGCAGAAAATCGCAGTGATCGGTGATCCGCGGTCCAACACCATCATCATTCGCGCTGGCAGCCCGGAGCGCACGGAGTTGGCGCGCAACCTGATCTACAAACTCGATAACGCGCAGAGCAATCCGAGCAACTTGCACGTGGTTTATCTGCGCAACGCGCAAGCGGCGAAACTGGCGCAGGCCTTGCGCGGTTTGCTCACGGGCGAGAGCGACAGCGGCACCAGTGACAGTGCGCGTTCGGTGCTCAGTGCCATGGGGGCCAGCACTGGCGGCAACGCTGGGCAGACTGGCCAGAGCGGTACGCAATCCAGCGGCACGACATCGACCACCAACAGCAGCGGAAGTACCGGCGGCAGTTACGCCCAAGGCAGTGGCGGCACCAGTAGCGGCGGTAATCAGGCCAGCGAACAGAACGTCGCCTTCAGTGCCGGCGGTGTGACCATCCAGGCCGACGCCACCACCAACACCTTGCTGATTTCCGCGCCGGAGCCGTTGTACCGCAACCTGCGCGAGGTGATCGATCTGCTCGACCAACGCCGCGCACAAGTGGTGATTGAAAGCCTGATTGTCGAAGTCGGCGAGGACGATGCCAGTGAGTTCGGTGTGCAGTGGCAGACCGGCAATCTCGGCGGTAAAGGCGTGATCGGCGGTGCGAATCTGGGTGGTTCGGGGATCAACACCAACGGCAAAACCAGCATCGATGTGCTGCCGCAGGGTCTGAACCTGGGGTACGTCAGCGGCACCGTCGATATCCCCGGGATTGGCAAGATTCTGGATTTGAAAGTGCTGGCCCGCGCCTTGAAGAGCAAGGGCGGCACCAACGTGCTGTCAACGCCGAACCTGCTGACGCTGGACAACGAAGCCGCGAGTATTTTTGTTGGCCAGACCATTCCGTTTGTCAGCGGTAGCTACGTCACCGGCGGTGGCGGTACCAGCAACAACCCGTTCCAGACCGTGACCCGTGAAGAGGTCGGTTTGAAGCTCAATGTGCGCCCGCAGATTTCCGAGGGTGGCACGGTGAAGCTCGATATCTATCAGGAAGTCAGCAGCATTGATGAACGTGCTTCGGCCAGTGCCAATTCTGCGGGGATTGTCACCAACAAACGCGCCATCGACACCAGCATCCTGCTCGATGACGGCCAGATCATGGTGCTCGGCGGCTTGCTCCAGGACGGTTACAGCCAGAGCAATGACGCGGTGCCATGGCTGGGGAGTATTCCGGGGATCGGCGCGCTGTTTCGCAACGAACGCCGGGCGATCACCAAGACCAACCTGATGGTGTTCCTGCGCCCGTACATCATTCGCGACAGCGAGGCGGGGCGCAGCATCACGCTCAATCGCTACGACTTCATGCGCCGGGCGCAGGGTGGTTTGCAGCCGGAACGCAGCTGGGCGATGCCGGACATGCAGGCACCGCAGTTGCCGACGGCGGCGCAGGGTGTGCCGGCGGTTTTACCTGGGTCGGGTCCGCGCGCGACTATCAAAGCGGTACCGATCCAATGACTCCGCCATCGCCGCTTGATCTGGCAAACGGACCTGTAGGAGCTGCCGAAGGCTGCGATCTGTTGATCTCGCTCTTCAGCGGCATGGAAAAAAGCAAAAGATCGCAGCCTGCGGCGGCTCCTACAGGGATCGGGGAGGGCATTAGATGAGTGTGTTGCCTTACGCCTGGGCCAAGGCGCAGCGGATTTTGTTGTGCGATGGCGTGTTGACCGTGTGCCCGTCGACGCCGGGCTGGTCGATCAGTGAAGCGCGACGGCAGTTCGGCGCGACCACGATTCAGCGCGTGCGCGACGATGAGCTAGATGGTTTGCTGGCCGCGGCTTATGCCGACACCGGCAGCGCGGCGGCGGTGGTTGGCGCCGCAGAAAACGAAGTCGATCTCGACCGCCTGATGCAGGACATGCCGGAAATCACCGACCTGCTCGACACCCAGGACGGCGCGCCGGTGATCCGCATGATCAACGCCTTGCTCACCCAAGCCGCGCGCGACGAGGCCAGCGACATTCACATCGAACCCTTCGAAACCCATTCGGTGGTGCGCTATCGCGTCGACGGCACGCTGCGTGACGTGGTCTCACCGCGCAAGGCGTTGCACGGCGCGCTGGTGTCGCGGATCAAGATCATGGCGCAGCTCGACATCGCTGAAAAACGCCTGCCGCAGGACGGTCGCATCGCTTTGCGCGTGGCCGGGCGGCCGATTGATATTCGTGTTTCAACGGTGCCGACCGGGCATGGCGAACGGGTGGTGATGCGCCTGCTCGACAAACAGGCCGGGCGCCTGCATCTGGAAACCCTCGGCATGGACGCGCAGGTGTTGGCCAAACTCGATCACCTGATCCGCCAGCCCCACGGCATCGTGCTGGTCACCGGCCCTACTGGCAGCGGCAAGACCACCAGTCTCTACGCGGCACTGGCGCGGCTCGATGCGAGTACCAGCAACATCCTCACCGTGGAAGACCCGGTGGAATACGACCTGCCGGGCATCAGCCAGATTCAGGTCAACGCCAAGATCGACATGACCTTTGCCCTGGCACTGCGGGCGATTCTGCGCCAGGACCCGGACATCATCATGATCGGCGAGATCCGCGATCTGGAAACCGCACAAATCGCCGTGCAGGCGTCGCTGACCGGTCACCTGGTGCTGGCGACGTTGCACACCAACGACGCGGTGTCGGCGGTAAACCGCTTGATCGACATGGGCGTCGAGCCGTTTCTGCTGGCCTCGTCGATGCTCGGCGTGCTCGCGCAACGGTTGGTGCGACGCCTGTGCAAGGAATGCAAACAGGAGGACCCGGCGGCACCGGGTACGTGGCGCCCGGTCGGTTGCCCGGCATGTAATCAAACCGGTTATAGCGGCCGCACCGGCATTCACGAATTGTTCTGCATCGACGACGACATCCGCACCCTGATTCACCAAGGGGCAGGGGAGCAGGCTTTGCGCGCATC
Encoded here:
- the gspL gene encoding type II secretion system protein GspL; this translates as MSQLKVALPPLAELDLHSELHCAWLDRQGQVTREERHTLSQLSQQSKLPPLVCFLHPADSLLASLDLPPLPANKIVAAVQCAAQALMLGDSSEMHIAHSARDEAGQVQIAWAPRQQLLGFGQLLKSAGLNLRGLYPAPFSLPVLPGTVACVQDGHLLLRDSVQIARVQPLFDDGFDGVVWEPGVTLHWIGDQPPPGAELPMADAQRWTGPLPGWGLHGAVQQQKTEHRGWGRAIALSALAVAVWVIGLNLYAAREAGQGQQLKTQMNLRVKQAFPELPVILNPLQQARQQLAARQKGAADDPAQTFSRLVLQAGSGMPSMAGSVERLTFVDGTLQLSLLSEARRGGNDQDWQSTLAQAGISVTADDEGWTLRPATEATPGESDDSGGADEDE
- the gspE gene encoding type II secretion system ATPase GspE, producing MSVLPYAWAKAQRILLCDGVLTVCPSTPGWSISEARRQFGATTIQRVRDDELDGLLAAAYADTGSAAAVVGAAENEVDLDRLMQDMPEITDLLDTQDGAPVIRMINALLTQAARDEASDIHIEPFETHSVVRYRVDGTLRDVVSPRKALHGALVSRIKIMAQLDIAEKRLPQDGRIALRVAGRPIDIRVSTVPTGHGERVVMRLLDKQAGRLHLETLGMDAQVLAKLDHLIRQPHGIVLVTGPTGSGKTTSLYAALARLDASTSNILTVEDPVEYDLPGISQIQVNAKIDMTFALALRAILRQDPDIIMIGEIRDLETAQIAVQASLTGHLVLATLHTNDAVSAVNRLIDMGVEPFLLASSMLGVLAQRLVRRLCKECKQEDPAAPGTWRPVGCPACNQTGYSGRTGIHELFCIDDDIRTLIHQGAGEQALRASAAKAGMFSLREDGERWIRSGATAPEEILRVTRDA
- the gspM gene encoding type II secretion system protein GspM, coding for MNKASLALYRAKWQRFNAQVQARWQPLALREKRMVGGMAIALLGLLLWVALIQPPLKKIAYWQAETPKLRAQTEALEVLLREVSVRPDGQSVAQSLEQTLQASGLAGHYQLQAGEAGAWQLTFDAAPADAVLDWLLSNPAQLSLQVVEARLQRADNPSTEVTAGTLSGTVRMDQALGAKEAS
- the gspD gene encoding type II secretion system secretin GspD; the protein is MKGSGSKPARLALPMLLMALSACSNTTTPQNQPPLLVDSELGRPLANTQRSGDAVLDRERAQAQARPVPKQLHNISKSARSGTAASGIALPSNPLGEQPVTLNFVDADIQAVVRALSRSTGQQFLVDPRVKGTLTLVSEGQVPARQAYDMLLAALRMQGFSVVDVGGVAQVVPEADAKLLGGPIYSADKPAGNGMLTRTFRLQYENAVNLIPVLRPIVSPNNPINAYPGNNTIVITDYAENLTRVAQLIASIDSPSAIDTDVVQIQNGIAADIAPMVADLLDAPGNDPTQKIAVIGDPRSNTIIIRAGSPERTELARNLIYKLDNAQSNPSNLHVVYLRNAQAAKLAQALRGLLTGESDSGTSDSARSVLSAMGASTGGNAGQTGQSGTQSSGTTSTTNSSGSTGGSYAQGSGGTSSGGNQASEQNVAFSAGGVTIQADATTNTLLISAPEPLYRNLREVIDLLDQRRAQVVIESLIVEVGEDDASEFGVQWQTGNLGGKGVIGGANLGGSGINTNGKTSIDVLPQGLNLGYVSGTVDIPGIGKILDLKVLARALKSKGGTNVLSTPNLLTLDNEAASIFVGQTIPFVSGSYVTGGGGTSNNPFQTVTREEVGLKLNVRPQISEGGTVKLDIYQEVSSIDERASASANSAGIVTNKRAIDTSILLDDGQIMVLGGLLQDGYSQSNDAVPWLGSIPGIGALFRNERRAITKTNLMVFLRPYIIRDSEAGRSITLNRYDFMRRAQGGLQPERSWAMPDMQAPQLPTAAQGVPAVLPGSGPRATIKAVPIQ